A part of Chitinimonas koreensis genomic DNA contains:
- a CDS encoding NnrS family protein → MSLTVFETAAPTPRSAIRRLLEVPHRLYFSAGVLAVLTLAAWWAVRLAAPAGGGYPAMLVHALLMPLGVFPLFMLGFIFTAGPRWLDVPAPGRHAPLALGYFSGLLLALAGFGRGGSWPAAGLLLMQLSWSLAALRWLQCIGRSRAADKRHALRLFYAMLAGSVALMLALLWVRSGEGMLWWQCRQLTLWGFLLPVFLIVCHRMIPFFTHSALPAIAPWRPAWLLDGWLLACAGLAVVGLAGVPQLEAALAFALAASLGWASWRWGLATSLGNRLLAMLHLSFAWLAPALLLQGLAALGLQVGAAPAHALGMGFCCTMLVGFVTRVSLGHSGRQLQADNVYWAIYLGLHAVALLRVAAALFGLPPAWLHLASVGWLLLMLAWACRVLPIYWRARVDGKPG, encoded by the coding sequence ATGAGCTTGACCGTGTTCGAAACCGCCGCCCCGACGCCGCGATCGGCCATCCGCCGCCTGCTCGAGGTGCCGCACCGGCTCTACTTCAGCGCCGGCGTGCTGGCCGTGCTGACCCTGGCCGCCTGGTGGGCCGTGCGCCTCGCCGCGCCGGCCGGCGGCGGCTACCCGGCCATGCTGGTGCATGCGCTGCTGATGCCGCTCGGGGTGTTCCCGCTGTTCATGCTGGGCTTCATCTTCACCGCTGGCCCGCGCTGGCTCGACGTGCCGGCTCCGGGCCGGCATGCGCCGCTGGCGCTCGGCTACTTCAGCGGCCTGCTGTTGGCGCTGGCCGGCTTCGGCCGCGGCGGCAGCTGGCCGGCGGCCGGCCTGCTGCTGATGCAGCTGAGCTGGAGCTTGGCGGCGCTGCGCTGGCTGCAATGCATCGGCCGCAGCCGAGCGGCCGACAAGCGCCATGCGCTGCGGCTGTTCTACGCCATGCTGGCCGGCTCGGTCGCGCTGATGCTGGCGCTGCTGTGGGTGCGCTCGGGCGAGGGCATGCTGTGGTGGCAATGCCGCCAGCTGACGCTGTGGGGCTTCCTGCTGCCGGTGTTCCTGATCGTCTGCCACCGCATGATCCCGTTCTTCACCCATTCGGCGCTGCCCGCCATTGCGCCGTGGCGGCCGGCCTGGCTGCTCGACGGCTGGCTGCTGGCCTGCGCCGGCCTGGCCGTCGTCGGCCTCGCCGGCGTGCCACAGCTGGAAGCGGCGCTGGCCTTCGCGCTGGCGGCCAGCCTCGGCTGGGCGAGCTGGCGCTGGGGACTGGCGACCAGCCTGGGCAACCGGCTGCTGGCCATGCTGCACCTGTCGTTCGCCTGGCTGGCGCCGGCGCTGCTGCTGCAGGGGCTGGCCGCGCTCGGCCTGCAGGTCGGCGCAGCGCCGGCCCACGCGCTGGGAATGGGCTTCTGCTGCACCATGCTGGTCGGCTTCGTCACCCGCGTCAGCCTCGGCCACAGCGGCCGCCAGCTGCAGGCCGACAACGTCTACTGGGCGATCTACCTGGGGCTGCACGCGGTGGCGCTGCTGCGCGTCGCGGCCGCCCTGTTCGGCCTGCCGCCGGCCTGGCTGCACCTGGCCTCGGTCGGCTGGCTGCTGTTGATGCTGGCCTGGGCCTGCCGCGTGCTGCCGATCTACTGGCGCGCCCGCGTCGACGGCAAGCCGGGCTGA
- a CDS encoding phosphoadenylyl-sulfate reductase yields the protein METVLPPALEAKLAHTVAQLQRIAAEHAPAVFANSLGAEDMVLTDLIARHGIAIDIFSLDTGRLPAETYDLMQRTAEAYPAVPVKVYFPRAESVEAYVNVQGINAFYQSIEARKECCRIRKLEPLARALTGRQAWVTGLRREQSTTRTDMQEQEWDAGNGLQKFNPLLEWTEREVWDYIKAYAVPYNALHDRHYPSIGCAPCTRAIAVGEDVRAGRWWWENPENKECGLHAKVSMLPPR from the coding sequence ATGGAAACCGTCCTTCCCCCGGCCCTCGAGGCCAAGCTCGCGCACACCGTCGCGCAGCTGCAGCGCATCGCCGCCGAACACGCGCCGGCGGTGTTCGCCAATTCGCTCGGCGCCGAGGACATGGTGCTGACCGACCTGATCGCCCGCCACGGCATCGCGATCGACATCTTCAGCCTCGACACCGGCCGCCTGCCGGCCGAGACCTACGACCTGATGCAGCGGACCGCCGAGGCCTACCCGGCGGTGCCGGTGAAGGTCTACTTCCCGCGCGCCGAATCGGTCGAGGCCTACGTCAACGTGCAGGGCATCAACGCCTTCTACCAGTCGATCGAGGCGCGCAAGGAATGCTGCCGCATCCGCAAGCTCGAGCCGCTGGCGCGCGCGCTGACCGGCCGCCAGGCCTGGGTCACCGGCCTGCGGCGCGAGCAGTCGACCACCCGCACCGACATGCAGGAACAGGAATGGGACGCCGGCAACGGCCTGCAGAAATTCAACCCGCTGCTGGAGTGGACCGAGCGCGAGGTGTGGGACTACATCAAGGCCTACGCCGTGCCCTACAACGCGCTGCACGACCGCCACTACCCGAGCATCGGCTGCGCGCCGTGCACGCGCGCGATCGCGGTCGGCGAAGACGTGCGCGCCGGCCGCTGGTGGTGGGAGAACCCGGAGAACAAGGAGTGCGGCCTGCACGCCAAGGTCAGCATGCTGCCGCCGCGCTGA
- a CDS encoding sulfite exporter TauE/SafE family protein: protein MDFAYVLSGLAVGFIVGLTGVGGGSLMTPILLWFGINPATAVGTDLLYAAITKGGGVLVHQRAGNIDWKIAGWLAAGSLPASLATLAVLHLWHPDVATLNALIKQSLGIALVLTALAILFKQRLLALTRNPARREASAAAGRARYAGQLATGVLLGVLVTLSSIGAGAIGTIALFLLFPLIPTARLVGTEIAHAVPLTLVAGLGHAGLGNIDWYLLGNLLCGSLPGIWIGSHLTGRVPDGALRPALALMLALVGLKLMW from the coding sequence ATGGATTTCGCCTACGTACTCTCCGGGCTCGCGGTTGGTTTCATCGTCGGCCTGACCGGCGTGGGCGGCGGCTCGCTGATGACGCCGATCCTGCTGTGGTTCGGCATCAACCCCGCCACCGCGGTCGGCACCGACCTGCTCTACGCCGCCATCACCAAGGGCGGCGGCGTGCTGGTGCACCAGCGCGCGGGCAATATCGACTGGAAGATCGCCGGCTGGCTGGCCGCCGGCAGCCTGCCCGCCTCGCTCGCCACGCTGGCCGTGCTGCACCTGTGGCACCCCGACGTCGCCACCCTCAACGCGCTGATCAAGCAATCGCTGGGCATCGCCCTGGTGCTCACCGCGCTGGCCATCCTGTTCAAGCAGCGCCTCTTGGCGCTGACGCGCAACCCGGCCCGGCGCGAAGCCTCCGCCGCGGCCGGCCGCGCCCGCTACGCCGGCCAGCTGGCCACCGGCGTGCTGCTCGGCGTGCTGGTCACGCTGTCGTCGATCGGCGCCGGCGCCATCGGCACCATCGCGCTGTTCCTGCTGTTCCCGCTGATCCCGACCGCCCGCCTGGTCGGCACCGAGATCGCCCACGCTGTGCCGCTGACGCTGGTGGCGGGCCTGGGCCACGCCGGCCTCGGCAACATCGACTGGTACCTGCTGGGCAACCTCCTGTGCGGTTCGCTGCCCGGCATCTGGATCGGCAGCCACCTGACCGGCCGGGTGCCCGACGGCGCGCTGCGGCCGGCGCTGGCATTGATGCTGGCGCTGGTCGGCCTCAAGCTGATGTGGTGA
- a CDS encoding putative bifunctional diguanylate cyclase/phosphodiesterase, with translation MDSPLAARFDAGNRPSSAQWSYTAALLNRFGDALLAFDKQLVCRIANASALELLGTSADHVTGLHARQVYPPEHVDRVVAQLEAALGGEVSRTRAWRDLPSVGRRCLDARVEPCLDADGRIVGALHSARDVTEVAEAEERARLAMMMFEHTTEGLMVLGADRRVRLVNPAFSALTGYPPGEVLGERPDLLVAGGTQNHNPYLDIWHALEYDGTWQGEVIYRGRDGKLLPTWQTVVRVRDGEGDLEHYLAIFTDLSERQRFEQQLERLAYYDVLTSLPNRALLSDRIAQAISRAERTGGGLALLFVDLDRFKVINDTLGNSQGDRLLRAVSQRLGEAADDGATVSRYGADQFLLLLPELGSPDQAATQAGRLLLALAAPHEAGGQTLTVTASIGIAVFPDDGEDRETLVQHAETAMQAAKRAGRNTFRFFTQDMNQRSAEFLLLENHLRQGLARDEFRLYYQPQIDLKTRKVIGMEALMRWRHPEMGLVPPNRFIPAAEESGLIVPLGRWAMKEACRQNKAWQAAGLLTAPVAVNVSARQFAEQLDEVAAEALAEAGLASEWLELEVTESTLMDDVNEAILTLGKLKRMGVRLAIDDFGTGYSSLSYLKRFPLDKLKVDRSFVIDILDDPDDAAIAGAIVSLAKNLRLTVIAEGVETAQQLDFLEQLGCDEMQGFLVAAPLPAEKVADFLADWHSGKV, from the coding sequence ATGGATTCCCCATTGGCCGCCCGTTTCGATGCAGGAAACCGCCCCTCCTCCGCCCAGTGGTCCTATACCGCCGCGCTGCTCAACCGCTTCGGCGATGCGCTGCTGGCATTCGACAAGCAGCTGGTCTGCCGCATCGCCAATGCGTCGGCGCTGGAGCTCCTCGGCACCTCGGCCGATCACGTCACCGGATTGCACGCCCGCCAGGTCTACCCGCCCGAGCACGTCGACCGCGTGGTGGCGCAGCTCGAAGCCGCGCTCGGCGGCGAGGTGAGCCGCACGCGCGCCTGGCGCGATCTGCCCAGCGTGGGCCGCCGCTGCCTCGACGCCCGGGTCGAGCCCTGCCTCGACGCCGACGGCCGCATCGTCGGCGCGCTGCACAGCGCGCGCGACGTCACCGAGGTGGCCGAGGCCGAAGAACGCGCCCGGCTGGCCATGATGATGTTCGAGCACACCACCGAGGGCCTGATGGTGCTCGGCGCCGACCGCCGCGTGCGGTTGGTCAACCCGGCCTTCTCGGCGCTGACCGGCTATCCGCCCGGCGAGGTGCTCGGCGAGCGGCCCGACCTGCTGGTGGCCGGCGGTACCCAGAACCACAATCCCTACCTCGACATCTGGCACGCGCTCGAATACGACGGCACCTGGCAGGGCGAGGTGATCTACCGCGGCCGCGACGGCAAGCTGCTGCCGACCTGGCAGACGGTGGTACGGGTGCGCGACGGCGAGGGCGACCTCGAGCACTACCTGGCCATCTTCACCGACCTGAGCGAGCGCCAGCGCTTCGAGCAGCAGCTCGAGCGGCTGGCCTACTACGACGTGCTGACCAGCCTGCCCAACCGCGCGCTGCTGTCCGACCGGATCGCCCAGGCGATCTCGCGCGCCGAGCGCACCGGCGGCGGCCTGGCCCTGCTGTTCGTCGACCTCGACCGCTTCAAGGTGATCAACGACACGCTGGGCAACAGCCAGGGCGACCGCCTGCTGCGCGCGGTATCGCAGCGGCTGGGCGAGGCGGCCGACGACGGCGCCACGGTGAGCCGCTACGGCGCCGACCAGTTCCTGCTGCTGCTGCCCGAGCTCGGCAGCCCCGACCAGGCGGCCACCCAGGCCGGCCGCCTCTTGCTGGCGCTGGCCGCGCCACACGAGGCCGGCGGCCAGACCCTGACGGTGACCGCCAGCATCGGCATCGCGGTATTCCCCGACGACGGCGAGGACCGCGAGACCCTGGTGCAGCACGCCGAGACCGCCATGCAGGCGGCCAAGCGCGCCGGCCGCAACACCTTCCGCTTCTTCACCCAGGACATGAACCAGCGCAGCGCCGAGTTCCTGCTGCTGGAGAACCACCTGCGCCAGGGCCTGGCGCGCGACGAGTTCCGCCTCTACTACCAGCCGCAGATCGACCTGAAGACGCGCAAGGTGATCGGCATGGAGGCGCTGATGCGCTGGCGCCATCCCGAGATGGGCCTGGTGCCGCCCAACCGCTTCATCCCGGCCGCCGAGGAATCGGGCCTGATCGTGCCGCTGGGCCGCTGGGCGATGAAGGAAGCCTGCCGCCAGAACAAGGCCTGGCAGGCGGCCGGCCTGTTGACCGCGCCGGTGGCGGTCAACGTGTCGGCGCGCCAGTTCGCCGAGCAGCTCGACGAGGTCGCCGCCGAGGCGCTGGCCGAGGCCGGCCTCGCGTCCGAATGGCTGGAGCTGGAGGTGACCGAGAGCACGCTGATGGACGACGTCAACGAGGCGATCCTGACGCTGGGCAAGCTCAAGCGCATGGGCGTGCGGCTGGCGATCGACGACTTCGGCACCGGCTATTCCTCGCTCAGCTACCTCAAGCGCTTCCCGCTCGACAAGCTCAAGGTCGACCGCTCCTTCGTGATCGACATCCTCGACGACCCGGACGATGCCGCCATCGCCGGCGCCATCGTCAGCCTGGCCAAGAACCTGCGCCTCACGGTGATCGCCGAGGGCGTCGAGACCGCCCAGCAGCTCGACTTCCTCGAACAGCTCGGCTGCGACGAGATGCAGGGCTTCCTGGTCGCGGCGCCGCTGCCGGCCGAGAAGGTGGCCGACTTCCTGGCCGACTGGCATTCGGGGAAGGTCTGA
- a CDS encoding hemerythrin domain-containing protein yields the protein MPNPGPDLAPDLAPGFDHPVELLLSCHDKVRRFAGLSLRLDLHLARHGTDEEAATAARNVLRYFDLAAPLHHADEEEDLFPALRRLGDPALDAALAALEAEHGELDALWRAVRPWLEAVAQQGLPVRPAELDEFARRYPDHARREEGELYPAAQRLAPEVLAAIGRNMRQRRGART from the coding sequence ATGCCCAATCCCGGCCCCGATCTCGCCCCCGATCTCGCCCCCGGCTTCGATCATCCGGTCGAGCTCCTGCTGAGCTGCCACGACAAGGTCCGGCGCTTCGCCGGGCTGAGCCTGCGGCTCGACCTGCACCTGGCCCGCCACGGCACCGACGAGGAGGCCGCCACCGCGGCGCGCAACGTGTTGCGCTATTTCGACCTGGCGGCGCCGCTGCACCATGCCGACGAGGAGGAAGACCTGTTCCCCGCCCTGCGCCGGCTCGGCGACCCCGCGCTCGATGCGGCGCTGGCGGCGCTCGAAGCCGAGCACGGCGAGCTCGACGCGCTGTGGCGGGCGGTGCGGCCCTGGCTCGAGGCCGTGGCGCAGCAGGGCCTGCCGGTGCGGCCGGCCGAGCTCGACGAATTCGCCCGCCGCTATCCCGACCATGCCCGGCGCGAGGAGGGCGAACTCTACCCGGCCGCGCAACGGCTGGCACCCGAGGTGCTGGCCGCGATCGGCCGCAACATGCGGCAACGCCGGGGAGCGCGGACATGA
- the uvrB gene encoding excinuclease ABC subunit UvrB, translated as MIVTYPNSPYRLHQPFPPAGDQPVAIDQLVEGLEDGLRYQTLLGVTGSGKTYTMANVIARIGRPAIVMAPNKTLAAQLYAEFREFFPENAVEYFVSYYDYYQPEAYVPSRDLFIEKDSQINEHIEQMRLSATKAMLERPDCIIVATVSAIYGIGDPSEYHQMILHVREGEKMPQAELVKRLVQMQYERNEMDFGRGTFRVRGDVIDVFPAENADLAVRIGMFDDEIEQIQLFDPLTGHIRQRLGRFTVYPSSHYVTPRATVMRAMDTIKEELRVRLEFFYKEHKLVEAQRLDQRTKFDLEMLQEMGFCKGIENYSRHFSGKPAGSPPPTLIDYLPPGSLMFLDESHVMIGQIGAMYKGDRARKENLVDYGFRLPSALDNRPLKFEEFEGMMPQTVFVSATPADYERKHQGQVVEQLVRPTGLVDPVIEVRPVGTQVDDLMSEIRKRSAIGERVLVTTLTKRMAEQLTDYFGEHGIKVRYLHSDVDTVERVEIIRDLRLGEFDVLIGINLLREGLDIPEVSLVAILDADKEGFLRSERSLIQTIGRAARNLNGTAILYADRITDSMKKAIDETERRRAKQMAFNEEHGIVPRGVVKRIKDIIDGVYDEEEAQAARLERKQRMMLEELDEKALAKELKSIEKAMMEAAKNLEFEKAAELRDQLHKLRERVFGAA; from the coding sequence ATGATCGTCACTTACCCGAACAGCCCCTATCGCCTGCACCAGCCCTTCCCGCCGGCCGGCGACCAGCCGGTCGCGATCGACCAGCTGGTCGAGGGCCTCGAAGACGGCCTGCGCTACCAGACCCTGCTCGGCGTGACCGGCTCGGGCAAGACCTACACCATGGCCAACGTGATCGCCCGCATCGGCCGGCCGGCCATCGTGATGGCGCCCAACAAGACGTTGGCGGCCCAGCTCTACGCCGAATTCCGCGAGTTCTTCCCCGAGAACGCGGTCGAGTACTTCGTCTCCTACTACGACTACTACCAGCCCGAGGCCTACGTCCCGAGCCGCGACCTGTTCATCGAGAAGGATTCGCAGATCAACGAGCACATCGAGCAGATGCGGCTGTCGGCCACCAAGGCGATGCTCGAGCGGCCCGACTGCATCATCGTCGCCACCGTCAGCGCGATCTACGGTATCGGCGATCCGAGCGAATACCACCAGATGATCCTGCACGTGCGCGAGGGCGAGAAGATGCCGCAGGCCGAGCTGGTGAAGCGGCTGGTGCAGATGCAGTACGAGCGCAACGAGATGGATTTCGGCCGCGGCACCTTTCGGGTGCGCGGCGACGTGATCGACGTGTTCCCGGCCGAAAACGCCGACCTGGCGGTGCGCATCGGCATGTTCGACGACGAGATCGAGCAGATCCAGCTGTTCGACCCGCTGACCGGCCACATCCGCCAGCGGCTGGGCCGCTTCACCGTCTACCCGTCGAGCCACTACGTGACGCCGCGCGCCACCGTGATGCGGGCGATGGACACCATCAAGGAAGAGCTGCGGGTACGGCTCGAATTCTTCTACAAGGAACACAAGCTGGTCGAGGCGCAGCGGCTCGACCAGCGCACCAAGTTCGACCTGGAGATGCTGCAGGAGATGGGCTTCTGCAAGGGCATCGAGAACTACTCGCGGCATTTCTCGGGCAAGCCGGCCGGCTCGCCGCCGCCGACGCTGATCGACTACCTGCCGCCGGGCAGCCTGATGTTCCTCGACGAGAGCCACGTGATGATCGGCCAGATCGGCGCCATGTACAAAGGCGACCGCGCGCGCAAGGAGAACCTGGTCGACTACGGCTTCCGCCTGCCTTCGGCGCTGGACAACCGGCCGCTCAAGTTCGAGGAATTCGAGGGCATGATGCCGCAGACGGTCTTCGTCTCGGCCACCCCGGCCGACTACGAGCGCAAGCACCAGGGCCAGGTGGTCGAGCAGCTGGTGCGGCCGACCGGCCTGGTCGACCCGGTGATCGAGGTGCGGCCGGTCGGCACCCAGGTCGACGACCTGATGAGCGAGATCCGCAAGCGCAGCGCGATCGGCGAACGGGTGCTGGTGACCACGCTGACCAAGCGGATGGCCGAGCAGCTGACCGACTACTTCGGCGAGCACGGCATCAAGGTGCGCTACCTGCATTCGGACGTCGACACGGTCGAGCGGGTCGAGATCATCCGCGACCTGCGGCTCGGCGAATTCGACGTGCTGATCGGCATCAACCTGCTGCGCGAGGGCCTGGACATCCCCGAGGTGTCGCTGGTTGCCATCCTCGACGCCGACAAGGAAGGCTTCCTGCGCAGCGAGCGCAGCCTGATCCAGACCATCGGCCGCGCCGCGCGCAACCTCAACGGCACCGCCATCCTCTACGCCGACCGCATTACCGATTCGATGAAGAAGGCGATCGACGAGACCGAGCGGCGCCGCGCCAAGCAGATGGCCTTCAACGAGGAACACGGTATCGTGCCGCGCGGGGTGGTCAAGCGCATCAAGGACATCATCGACGGCGTCTACGACGAGGAAGAGGCCCAGGCCGCGCGGCTGGAGCGCAAGCAGCGGATGATGCTCGAGGAGCTCGACGAGAAGGCGCTGGCCAAGGAGCTCAAGTCGATCGAGAAGGCCATGATGGAAGCGGCCAAGAACCTCGAATTCGAGAAGGCGGCCGAACTGCGCGACCAGCTGCACAAGCTGCGCGAGCGGGTGTTCGGAGCGGCCTGA
- the cysB gene encoding HTH-type transcriptional regulator CysB, translated as MKLQQLRYLVEVAKQGLNVSDAAEALHTSQPGISKQIRLLEDELGVQVFVRNGKRVVDVTAPGREILAISERILREARNLKRVAEEFVNEQEGSLVVATTHTQARYALPPTIHDFMTRYPGVKLSIKQGSPTQICEFVLDGSADIAIATEGIDQFPELAMLDCYAWNRSIIVPDNHPLLDVKGRLRIEDVAKYPIITYDFAFTGRSKINRSFEEAGLTPNVVLTAIDTDVIKTYVGLGLGIGIVASMAFDVQRDVGLFAIDASHLFEPSTTHIGIRRDAYLRGYTYAFIERFAPHLSRPIVERALNNRGDDE; from the coding sequence ATGAAACTACAACAACTGCGTTACCTCGTCGAAGTCGCCAAGCAGGGCCTCAACGTCTCGGATGCCGCCGAGGCGCTGCACACCTCGCAGCCGGGCATTTCCAAGCAGATCCGGCTGCTCGAGGACGAGCTCGGCGTGCAGGTCTTCGTGCGCAACGGCAAGCGGGTGGTCGACGTGACCGCGCCGGGCCGCGAGATCCTCGCCATCTCCGAGCGCATCCTGCGCGAGGCGCGCAACCTCAAGCGGGTGGCCGAGGAATTCGTCAACGAGCAGGAAGGCAGCCTGGTGGTGGCCACCACCCACACCCAGGCGCGCTACGCGCTGCCGCCGACCATCCACGACTTCATGACGCGCTACCCGGGCGTGAAGCTGTCGATCAAGCAGGGCAGCCCGACCCAGATCTGCGAATTCGTGCTCGACGGCTCGGCCGACATCGCCATCGCCACCGAGGGCATCGACCAGTTCCCCGAGCTCGCCATGCTCGACTGCTACGCCTGGAACCGCAGCATCATCGTGCCGGACAACCATCCGCTGCTCGACGTGAAGGGCCGCCTGCGCATCGAGGACGTGGCCAAGTACCCGATCATCACCTACGACTTCGCCTTCACCGGCCGTTCCAAGATCAACCGCTCGTTCGAGGAAGCGGGGCTCACCCCCAACGTGGTGCTGACCGCGATCGACACCGACGTGATCAAGACCTACGTCGGCCTCGGCCTGGGCATCGGCATCGTCGCCAGCATGGCCTTCGACGTGCAGCGCGACGTCGGCCTGTTCGCGATCGACGCCAGCCACCTGTTCGAGCCGTCGACCACCCATATCGGTATCCGCCGCGACGCCTACCTGCGCGGCTACACCTATGCCTTCATCGAGCGCTTCGCGCCGCACCTGTCGCGGCCGATCGTGGAGCGCGCGCTGAACAACCGCGGCGACGACGAATAA
- a CDS encoding head GIN domain-containing protein: MRTSLLLVLCLPLAACSIDVDHDEKSGDVKKVHVSIGSVGGVHGNGTIKSETRTVAAVKKVQATGSVDVDIRIGSTPSLTVEADENLLSMIHTEQTGDTLTIRTEGSFSTNHPFKVTLVTPSVEALTHTGSGDVDLAGLAGGDLAVESTGSGDTRLGGKVGKLTLRLVGSGDLSGDGLMPSQAKVELMGSGDVDLGRIEVERFEVAVNGSGRVSANGTARTLSGKVMGSGDLELGQLQAEDAELELVGSGNIEAYAKQSVKARASGSGDLTVHGSPAKQELSGKNLSVEE, from the coding sequence ATGAGAACCAGCCTGTTGTTGGTGCTCTGCCTGCCGCTCGCCGCGTGCAGCATCGATGTCGACCATGACGAGAAGAGCGGCGACGTGAAGAAGGTGCACGTCTCGATCGGCAGCGTCGGCGGCGTGCACGGCAACGGCACGATCAAGTCCGAGACGCGCACGGTCGCCGCGGTGAAGAAGGTGCAGGCCACCGGCAGCGTGGACGTCGACATCCGCATCGGCTCGACGCCGAGCCTGACGGTCGAGGCCGACGAGAACCTGCTGTCCATGATCCATACCGAGCAGACCGGCGACACGCTGACGATCCGCACCGAGGGCAGCTTCTCGACCAACCACCCGTTCAAGGTGACCCTGGTCACGCCGTCGGTCGAGGCGCTGACGCACACCGGTTCGGGCGACGTGGACCTCGCCGGCCTGGCCGGCGGCGACCTGGCGGTCGAGAGCACCGGCTCGGGCGATACCCGGCTCGGCGGCAAGGTCGGCAAGCTCACGCTGCGGCTGGTCGGTTCGGGCGACCTGTCCGGCGACGGGCTGATGCCGAGCCAGGCCAAGGTCGAGCTGATGGGTTCGGGCGACGTCGATCTCGGCCGCATCGAGGTCGAGCGCTTCGAGGTCGCGGTGAACGGCTCGGGCCGCGTCAGCGCCAACGGCACCGCGCGCACGCTCAGCGGCAAGGTGATGGGCTCGGGCGACCTGGAACTGGGCCAGCTGCAGGCCGAGGACGCCGAGCTCGAGCTGGTCGGCTCGGGCAATATCGAGGCCTACGCCAAGCAGTCGGTCAAGGCGCGCGCCAGCGGCTCGGGCGACCTCACGGTGCACGGCTCGCCGGCCAAGCAGGAATTGAGCGGCAAGAACCTGTCGGTCGAGGAATAG